GAAGCCGACGGAGTCGGTGCTCCGCACCCTTGACTAGCGTTAGGGCTGAATGTGCCATGGCTTACTTACCGACGGAGCTAATAAGCCCAGAGGGTTTGAACCGCCCCAAGGGGCGGTGGCGAAAGCCAGTGGGGGATATTTTAGGCAAAATTCAGCGTACATTTTTGAAATTACACTCCTACTTTTTTGCACGCCGATAAGACGGCTTTGTTACTCGCTTAGAGATAAATATATGCACATACACATAATAGGCTAAGTACTCAGTAGAGTACTTAGCAAATATCAGTATGTACAAGTAGGGCGATCCGTTTTTGCCTTTTGTAGCCATCGAGAAGTCCGCTTGTGCAGTGGATTTATAAGGCATTTTTGCATTTTTGTAGCCACGACTTTTTTCTAAAAGCCATTTTGTAGCCACTGGAAAAAATCAGGCTGTGGGCTTTGCCCGCAGCAATTTCGGCGGACGCGTAGCCGTCCTATTCCTGCCTCAATTGGATTTTGGTTTTCCCGGGATAAATGCCAGGACGAAAAAAGCCCTAGAATGCGTTTTTGTGCTTTAGGGTACTTTTTCTTGCACAAACACATTAAAGGGCTTCTGAGGGCTGTTTTTTGCGTTTTAAGGGTATTTAAAGTGTTGTTCTTGTTTTTCAGGATTCTTTTTCCTTCAAGGAGACAGTTTTAATCTTTTCTGCTTTTAAATCTGCAAAGTTAATTTTATAGTCTTCGTCTTGCTCGGACATGGCTAATACAACATTGGCAGGAAATTTGCTGTACTGTCTATTGTTACCCCAAGATTTCCAGTAAACTTTATCGTTAATCGTGTAGACATTTGCATTTCCGCTTTTCAAGGTAACTAAAAAGCCGAGGTCTTTAAGAACCTTGATATTTTTTGAAATGGTTTGACGACTTACTCCTAAGACTTCTTGCATAACAGCGGTAGAACAAATACAAGCGTTATAGTTATCCATTTGGTCCACAAGAAAATAAAGTATAGCGTGAGCCTTTGGATGTTTAATAGCAAGTATCATTAGTTCTTTTGTGTGCTCATTATTGAACTGTGTCCAACGGCTAAAAGGACTTTGTTTTTCACGCTTAATTGCGTCCATTTCGGCTTTTTCTTTAGACTTTAACTGCAATGCCCTTTCATCAAAAGATAAGCTATTATTGCTCAATAAATTAGGCTTTTCTGAAACTGTTAACGTTGACATCAAAACTCCTTTCATCTCTGTCTAAAATTATTACACATTGTAAATTTTATTTTACAACTTGTCAAGAAAATGGTTTACAACGTGTAAAGGGTATGTAAAGCAAGCTGGTTTACATTGATGTAAAGCAGTGCTTTACATAGGTCTGTCTTTAAAAACATCAAAAAAGCTAGATTCTATGCGGTTCTACAAGATTTTCACTTAATCGTTCCCTCTTATATCTTCTTAGAGGGGGATTCTCCCCCCTAAAACCCCTCTAGTCGGCTCGTGCCGACAGCACGACCTCTGGAGCTAATTAAGCCCGTCGGTAAGCCATAAAAGGCACATAGCCCACGCAGTCAAGGGCGAAGCCGACGGAGTCGGTGCTCCGCACCCTTGACTAGCGTTAGGGCTGAATGTGCCATGGCTTACTTACCGACGGGCTTAATTAGCTCCAGAGGTCGTGCTGTCGGCACGAGCCGAC
The sequence above is a segment of the Leptospira broomii serovar Hurstbridge str. 5399 genome. Coding sequences within it:
- a CDS encoding winged helix-turn-helix domain-containing protein encodes the protein MSTLTVSEKPNLLSNNSLSFDERALQLKSKEKAEMDAIKREKQSPFSRWTQFNNEHTKELMILAIKHPKAHAILYFLVDQMDNYNACICSTAVMQEVLGVSRQTISKNIKVLKDLGFLVTLKSGNANVYTINDKVYWKSWGNNRQYSKFPANVVLAMSEQDEDYKINFADLKAEKIKTVSLKEKES